Proteins encoded together in one Carya illinoinensis cultivar Pawnee chromosome 3, C.illinoinensisPawnee_v1, whole genome shotgun sequence window:
- the LOC122304143 gene encoding conserved oligomeric Golgi complex subunit 5: MASPASPLQRSSSPLQRLSTFNNPITSSPSAAAATALDSIASDPILSAFLSPSFSTTSFSSAALSSGSPASTAEKLHSSIRLLDSQLRHEVLSRHDDLLSQLSSLHHAELALSTLRSSVSSLHSSLRKARSDLSDPLRSIHAQTLQLSNLHSASHLLNHSLRALRLSRKLRNIASVDEPEKLDLAKAAQLHSEILTLCHEYDLAGIRVVDEELIFVKETGDKLRSEAMKVLERGMDGLNQAEVGTVLQVFFNLGELRTTVEQLINRYKGMVLKNISTALDMKAITAGSGGAFGPGGVRGSGTPQIGGGAKAREALWQRMGSCMDQLHSIVVAVWHLQRVLSKKRDPFTHVLLLDEILQEGDSMLTDRVWEALVKAFTSQMKSAFTASSFVKEIFTMGYPKLFSTIENLLERISRDTDVKGVLPAVSSEGKDQMIAAVEIFQTAFLALCLSRLSDLVNTIFPVSSRGSVPSKEHISRIILRIQEEIEAVQLDGRLTLLVLREIGKVLTLLAERAEYQISTGPEARQVSGPATAAQLKNFTLCQHLQDIHTRISSMITGLPSIAADVLSPSLGAIYGVACDSVTSLFQAMLERLESCILQIHDQNFGVLGLDAAMDNNTSPYMEELQKCILHFRNAFLSRLLPSTNATTGGTENICTRLVRNMASRVLIFFIRHASLVRPLSESGKLRMARDMAELELAVGQNLFPVEQLGAPYRALRAFRPLIFLEISQLGDSPLLQDLPLSVILHHLYSRGPEELQSPLQRNKLTPLQYSLWLDSQGEDQIWKGIKATLDDYAANVRARGDKEFSPLYPLMLRLGSSLTKNTPASKKP, from the exons ATGGCCTCACCGGCGTCACCGCTCCAAAGATCCTCTTCCCCTCTCCAACGCCTCTCCACCTTCAACAACCCTATCACTTCCTCCCCCTCCGCCGCCGCTGCCACAGCACTAGACTCCATCGCCTCCGACCCCATCCTCTCTGCATTCCTCTCCCCTTCCTTCTCCACTACCTCTTTCTCATCCGCTGCCCTCTCCTCCGGCTCCCCCGCCTCTACCGCCGAGAAGCTCCACTCCTCCATACGACTGCTTGACTCCCAGCTCCGCCACGAGGTCCTCTCCCGCCATGACGACCTCCTCTCCCAGCTCTCCTCCCTCCACCACGCCGAGCTCGCCCTCTCCACCCTCCGCTCCTCTGTCTCCTCCCTCCATTCCTCTCTCCGCAAGGCTCGCTCCGACCTCTCCGATCCCCTCCGCTCGATCCACGCCCAAACCCTTCAGCTCTCCAATCTCCACTCCGCCTCCCACCTCCTCAATCACTCCCTCCGCGCTCTCCGCCTCTCCCGAAAGCTCCGCAACATCGCCTCCGTGGATGAACCAGAAAAGCTGGATCTCGCCAAGGCCGCTCAACTCCACTCCGAGATCTTAACCCTTTGCCACGAGTATGACCTTGCCGGTATCCGCGTCGTTGACGAGGAGCTCATATTCGTCAAAGAAACTGGAGATAAACTCCGATCCGAAGCGATGAAGGTATTAGAAAGAGGAATGGACGGCTTGAATCAGGCCGAGGTGGGGACCGTTTTGCAGGTTTTCTTCAATTTGGGCGAGTTGAGAACCACCGTAGAACAATTGATTAATAGGTATAAGGGGATGGTATTGAAGAATATCAGCACGGCCTTGGATATGAAGGCGATAACGGCGGGCTCGGGTGGAGCATTTGGGCCAGGGGGGGTGAGGGGCAGCGGGACACCGCAGATAGGCGGAGGGGCTAAGGCGAGGGAAGCACTGTGGCAGAGGATGGGGAGTTGCATGGACCAATTGCATTCCATTGTTGTAGCGGTCTGGCACTTGCAGAGGGTGTTGTCTAAGAAACGAGATCCGTTTACGCATGTTTTGCTGCTCGATGAAATACTTCAG GAAGGTGATTCCATGTTAACAGATCGGGTCTGGGAGGCTCTTGTAAAGGCTTTTACAAGCCAAATGAAGTCTGCTTTCACCGCATCAAGTTTTGTTAAAGAGATATTTACTATGGGGTATCCCAAACTCTTTTCCACAATAGAGAATCTGCTTGAAAGAATTTCGCGCGATACAGATGTGAAAGGGGTTTTACCAGCTGTCAGTTCAGAAGGCAAAGATCAAATGATTGCAGCTGTTGAAATATTCCAGACAGCATTTTTGGCTCTTTGCTTGAGTCGCCTGTCAGATCTTGTGAATACCATATTTCCTGTGTCTAGCCGTGGAAGTGTTCCTTCCAAAGAACATATCTCAAGGATTATATTACGCATTCAAGAAGAGATTGAAGCTGTCCAGTTGGATGGCCGTTTGACTCTTCTTGTTTTGCGTGAAATTGGCAAGGTTTTGACCCTGCTTGCAGAACGAGCTGAGTACCag ATATCCACAGGTCCTGAAGCACGTCAAGTGAGCGGTCCAGCAACTGCAGCCCAGCTCAAGAACTTTACGTTGTGTCAGCATCTACAAGATATTCATACACGGATATCCTCAATGATTACAGGATTGCCCAGCATTGCTGCAGATGTATTGTCTCCCTCTTTAGGTGCAATATATGGTGTTGCGTGTGACTCTGTGACATCATTATTCCAAGCAATGCTTGAGCGTCTCGAGTCTTGTATCTTACAAATTCATGACCAGAACTTTGGTGTGCTTGGCCTGGATGCTGCGATGGACAACAACACTTCACCTTACATGGAGGAGTTACAGAAGTGCATTCTTCATTTCCGTAATGCGTTCCTATCTAGGCTGCTGCCTTCAACGAATGCTACCACTGGAGGGACAGAAAACATATGCACTAGGCTTGTTAGGAATATGGCTTCAAGGGTTCTAATATTCTTTATCAGGCATGCTTCTCTTGTCAGACCCCTTTCAGAATCTGGCAAGCTTAGGATGGCTAGGGACATGGCCGAGCTGGAGTTAGCTGTGGGTCAGAATTTGTTCCCAGTAGAACAGCTTGGTGCACCATACCGAGCCCTGCGAGCATTCCGACCTCTTATTTTCTTGGAAATATCTCAACTGGGAGATTCTCCTCTTCTTCAAGATTTGCCATTGAGTGTCATTCTTCACCATCTTTACTCCAGAGGGCCTGAAGAATTGCAGTCACCACTGCAAAGAAACAAACTTACACCTCTGCAGTATTCTTTGTGGTTAGATTCTCAAGGGGAGGATCAGATCTGGAAAGGTATCAAAGCAACCCTGGATGATTATGCTGCAAATGTTAGGGCCAGAGGAGACAAGGAATTTAGCCCTTTATATCCCCTTATGCTTCGATTAGGATCTTCTTTGACAAAAAATACTCCTGCATCCAAGAAACCTTGA